One genomic region from Bacteroidales bacterium encodes:
- a CDS encoding DUF4835 family protein translates to MLKSIFSFLSIIAFAATLSAQEFNASVQVSAPQIQQTNREKFNELRKGLYEFVNEKHWTNFTYKIDERIEATIAITIVDELSSDEFKARINLVLRRPVYGTSYNSPLLNYIDNDFQFQWQEGQSIDYSDNSFSSNLTSVIAYYCYIFLGLDFDSFQSMGGTPYFDKAQQVVNTAQSARESGWKAFESMKNRYWLSENLTNSSYSNIRKAMYIFHRQGLDVMSDNLENGRQGALEALELLQRAHREKPRLFYMQLVMDAKRDEFIHIFSDAPPMDKTKAVNILKEIDPSHANDYQKIISSQ, encoded by the coding sequence ATGTTGAAATCTATTTTTTCATTTTTATCAATAATTGCTTTTGCAGCAACGCTTTCGGCGCAGGAGTTTAACGCCTCTGTGCAGGTTTCGGCGCCGCAGATACAGCAAACCAACCGCGAAAAGTTTAATGAATTGCGCAAAGGTCTTTACGAATTTGTAAATGAAAAGCACTGGACCAACTTCACCTACAAAATCGATGAACGCATAGAAGCAACCATTGCCATCACCATCGTCGACGAACTTTCATCGGATGAGTTTAAAGCTCGCATCAATCTGGTGCTGCGTCGCCCGGTTTATGGCACATCCTATAATTCACCGCTTTTAAATTACATCGACAACGATTTTCAATTTCAATGGCAGGAGGGGCAGTCTATCGATTACAGCGATAACTCCTTTTCGTCCAACCTCACTTCGGTGATCGCTTATTATTGCTACATTTTTCTGGGTCTCGATTTCGATTCCTTCCAGTCGATGGGAGGCACGCCCTATTTTGATAAAGCACAACAGGTCGTCAACACAGCACAAAGTGCGCGTGAGTCAGGCTGGAAAGCCTTCGAGAGTATGAAGAATCGTTATTGGCTTTCCGAAAATCTCACCAACAGCTCTTATTCCAATATTCGTAAAGCGATGTACATCTTTCATCGCCAAGGATTGGATGTGATGTCGGATAATCTGGAGAATGGCCGCCAGGGTGCTCTGGAGGCTCTGGAGTTGCTGCAGCGCGCCCATCGCGAAAAGCCGCGCCTGTTTTACATGCAACTGGTGATGGATGCCAAACGCGACGAATTTATCCACATCTTTAGCGATGCTCCCCCCATGGACAAAACCAAAGCCGTGAACATCCTCAAAGAGATAGACCCCTCACACGCCAACGATTACCAGAAAATCATCAGCAGCCAATAA